CATCAATAGAAACAAAAGGATGCGAGAAAAATAGCGCCTAAAAGGCCATGGGCTAGACTAAATAAGCCACAATGTCTTGTAGCTATCGGCAAAGAATGGATCTTGTTAGCCACACGTCATCAGGTGGGTTATGTtatcctttcaaaaaaaaaaattatttttaCATTTCAAAAAGGAAAGATTTTTTGAACGGAATTGTACATCGAAATTAACCAGTTTTTTAGGCTTATTTTAATCCCTTCATATTGCGGATTAGATTTTTTGGGTCTCTAACCCTTTCCTAACTCTTATAAAAAAACCCTTTCCTATCCAAAAACAAGATTATAATCTTCATAACCAAATGCTGCCTGTTAAGTTAGTTTCTCTCCATATGAGCATGCAAGCCTTGAAGAGCCCCATGAAATTACACAGACAGCATCATCACCATCATAAGCATTAACCACCATCATAAGCATCATCACCATCACATTTAAATCATCGTGGTGTTTATAATATTTCCTTTTCAGAATAACGTGGAAGCAACAGCTGGACCAAATCAATCTGGCAGATAAAACGTGATGCTTCTACATGCATAAGCATTATTATGTGGTGAAAAGCTACTCTATTCAGATTACAAGAACAACAGACAATGCAATCTCATAGCCACCGTTGCAACAGCAGGTTCAGGCGGCCCAGGTCACCTGTGACAAGCAAAACACACCAGGCCACATCTCATGACCAACCATGCATCATGAGATCAAGTCTAGCCAGAGAGATCTGCACTTACTTAGATGGTAACATACAAGGGACATCATTAGCAAGTTGGAAATGTATCATGATATACAAAGGCCATTTCACTCCACAGTTGCTAAAATATTGGGTAGAGGCACCATAGATGCCATAGTTCAAGCTATTAGCCTGCAGGACCATGTACAAGAGGAAGGAATCGAAAAAGAAGAGCGCTGGAGTCCATGTACATGTGGAAATCACGCGGTATCCTGAACACTGCCCAATGAATCCCTTCCCACAGGTAGCCAGGAAGGAAGTTGATCAAACAGATCGGTGCTCTGTGCAAACATGTAGAGGCAGAAGATACATAGTGCTGGTCATGGCAACAAAACATAGTCATAAGTCATAATTTAGTTTTTGTGCTGAATTTCTCATATAAAAGGAAATCTAAACGAAAACAGAGAGCAGGGGAAAGTTTGCTATGATTTTTACCAGCATAAGCAACTGCAGCTCCTGACACCACTCTCCCCAAAGCTGCTAGAAAATACAATGTAAAAACCACCTGCAAGGTTGTAGGTCACTGTAAGCCAGAGGATATGTAAGCAGAGGGAGAATCAAACTGATTTTGTTCTCTAGAAAATGGTTGTAGTCTTGTAGATCAGTGCAAGCCAGAGAATAAGAAATTCGCACAGATCAACAAAGAACTGCACTTAAACAACATAAGGGTGCCTTTTCTCGTTTCTCTACTCAACTTGCATATCAGAGAACAGCAGGGAAAAATGTGACTTCACCACTGACCACCTACTGTACTTCAAATGACAACAAGTTGTAGTCTTAACAAACACTAGCTAGGCAACTAGCAACATGAATATCATAGAATTTCAACATTTCTTTATCTCAAAATCTACAGGGACCACATATAAAGAAGTTATGACTTATGACACATACCTTGAAAAACAGCTTCTTGTCATGTCCAGTTGCAGCCACCCTTAACACGGACTCAGCAGCACCTACGGTATTAGCCAAGGATGCAACGATGCTATTTGCCATTTCCTGAGAAATCTGCCACTCAAGAGGATCCACAGGCACCCTATATGCAAAACCATTAAAGGCAAAATGAGGCACTGCAATGGGAACTTTAATTTTATATAAATGATATAAAACACAAGTAACTTGTAAAATAGAGTCTAACTAAATTGCATGGCAATCATCACTTGTCAGTTAATTGACCAATAAAGTTGCCAGTTGCCACTGCTAAGGTAAAGAAATTGCCGCCAACAAACAAAATTATCAGGAAATTAACAACAACAAACCATCCGAAATTATAAGGTACCTCAAAGCCCTCTTTTTGAAAAGAAGCTTACTGTACATCAAAGCCCTCTTTTTGAAAACAAGCTTACTGTTTTAGTGACTAGTGATACTTGGAGAATATAGTATCTCATGAAGTAGGAAATTAGTGCCAACAGGGAGAAAGCACCAACAGCCAATAAAATAGCGTTAGTTTAGCAGGACTACATCTGAGTTAAAATTCAAACTTAGTGCTCAATGCAATTTTCTTTTGGCAGAAGCACCCCAAGAAAGTGAATTAGGTCAAGCACTGGTGGATAGTTGCCATATTTTAAATCTCTAATCAATCAAATAAGAAAATTCAAACATAATGGAAGTAAAACTGGTGCAGAAGTATCTACCAAATTCTTGCCAGGGTATAAATAACGTTGTACGCAAGCTAAGCTGCCGTATATGCCATGGTATCGAGTTGTGAAcacctttttttttctaaaatccATTGAATATTTGTGTGTTTCAGTTCAACCTTTTAGACATTTTCATGTGCTCTAGCACATTCATACAAACTGAGTCAGTTGGTTTCTACCTAACGAAATTAGTTGCTAGCACTGAGTTTACCATGCAACAAGAAAAGGATATATTCGTTCTGATTTCAACAATAAGGTCAAACTCGATGAATTTTATATTTGTATAGACCATTTCATATCCATACCAATAAACTTTTGCCAAAATAGTACAATTGGGGATCCCTAGTTGATTTGCTCCTCTTCACTTGCCTATCCCTTTTCAGCTTTTCTCCATTTTTAGAATAATCTACTAAGCCACCAGCAGGAGCTACCACCATTAGCCACTACTATCAACCAAGAAATCAAGAATCCTAGTCAAACCATCAGGCCTAATCTGCTAAGCATAACATTTTGAGGCCAAACAGCAGGAGGAAATGTCTAGAGGCAAGAGGGAGCAGCTTTAAGTTTGTGTTCCACTGTACTTTAGCTATAAGCAGCTTCAGAACCTGTTCACTTATTGATGAGCGAACATTTTTGTGCAGGGATAACGTACATCACAAAGTAGTAGTAGGAAACTGATGCTGGACTGCTGGCAGGGAAAAAGAAATCAACAGCCAGTACGCTGAATTAGTTTAATAGGAATTAATCAATAGCAATTTGAAGTGTTCACTGCAATTTTCTGTTGGTATAAACACCTCAAGAAAGTGCGATGGCCATGAGCTCGTGATTGAAGTATCCTATTCAATTCAGTATGCAATCCAAAAGCAATCAGAAGCAATACTGTCTTGGCTGGATATGATAAGCAAGTGACATAACTCGAGAATAGCTATGCTCTTTAATTCCTTCTTCCCGAGTTTTAGTTTGTGTATTCCCTACTCCAGCTATCTGATGTAGGTTTCTACACAAAATAGAATGGATATTTGGTACTACATTTTGATTTAATTTCCACTTGCATGGGCTACTTCATACCAATAGTCAATTTCCTACAGAAAAAAAATCTAAATTCAGGGATCCATAGTTCAATCGGTCATGCGCTCTCCTCTTAGTCGCCTACCTCCTTTCCCCTTTTTTAGCATCATCTACTATCCACCAGCAACTATTGCCAACATGATCTACTAGCACTACTTTGCTACTACGAACGCAGAGAAATCAAGTTCCCTGGAGAAAGCATCACACCTAATCATCATAACTACCAGCAAGAGGAACCAATCAACGACCCAAGAAAGGCAGAATTGCTTCGACCGAGGAGCGGGCGGAGGGAGGGCGGCAAGGAGACGACGAAGAGCAGGGTAAAGCGAGGGAACGGGAGCTCACGAGATGTGGAGGTGCCGGAAGAGGAGGCCGAGGATGGAGAGCGAgcagaggaggacgaggaggacgtcggcggcgagggagacCGCGCTGGCGTGCCGCACCGCGCAGTGGTAGTACACCAGGCCCCCGCACACCGTGcccaccgcccaccgcccggCCCCCGTCCCCACTCCTCCTCcgctccccctcgccgccgcggggtcgccgtcgccgccgccgccgccggtggggTCCATCGGCGCGTCTCGTGTCGTGCCCGCCTTGTTGGACCGGTACCTTTTCAGTTGTCCTGGTCCACCGGGTTGTGACTTTGTCATCTTTTATGGGCTGGGCTGGTCCGAGTCTTTGTGTTACTGGGCCTAGACGTTTCTCATGCATGGCCCATTCATTCCGTGATTTAGGAGTAGGGATGAAACGGTGGATATTTTCACGGGATGATTTTCCTTCTGGTTATCACTCACTTTTTAGACCAATTAGATAGTGACATGTCAATATTAAATATAAAAACGAGATCTGAGCGATACAACAATTTCTATCATCTAGAAAAGCAACAATCTTTCATAGTAAGAAAACCGAGTGAGAAGAGCCCAAAAAATCACTCAGGAAAGTTAAATACCACGTGTTTGTTGTGATGTGTTGTTTGGAGTTTGGATAAGATACATCCAACGAGAAATCGAGTGAGTCATTTCTCTTTCTTACCCCAACGTGGCCGCAATGCATTCACCTGCAGAAGCAAGCGGTCAGCATAAgacatactccctccattccttAAAAGAA
The Panicum hallii strain FIL2 chromosome 6, PHallii_v3.1, whole genome shotgun sequence genome window above contains:
- the LOC112896356 gene encoding reticulon-like protein B23 gives rise to the protein MDPTGGGGGDGDPAAARGSGGGVGTGAGRWAVGTVCGGLVYYHCAVRHASAVSLAADVLLVLLCSLSILGLLFRHLHISVPVDPLEWQISQEMANSIVASLANTVGAAESVLRVAATGHDKKLFFKVVFTLYFLAALGRVVSGAAVAYAALCIFCLYMFAQSTDLFDQLPSWLPVGRDSLGSVQDTA